The nucleotide window GGTAGAGCCACTCGCGCACCGCGTCCACCGCCGCGCGTTCGAAGAGGGGATGCCCATGCAAGACGTGGACATCGGTCACCCTCCCGTCGGGGCCGATGACGCAGTCCAGGACGACCACGCCCGGCACGCGGGCGGCTTTCGCGATCTCGGGGAAGACGGGAGCGACGTGGCGGATCTTCAGGGGAGGCAGGAGGAGACCCCCGACTCGGATGGGCCCGCCGCCGTCCCCCGCGGGCTCGGTAGCGCTGAGCAGGCCAACCGGGTCACCCGCGGGATCGCCACCCGGGGAGCAGCCGATGCAACCAGGGGCCTGGGCGTCGTCGGGCGGTTCACCGACGTCCATGATGGCCGGCGAGGGCGCCTCGGGTCGCGTCTCCGCTTCGCTCGGAGCCGCCAGGCGCGGACCCCTCGAGAGGCGGTGCAGCGGGCCTCCCGGTGGTACGGGCGCGCAGCGGGGCACGGCAAGAGGCGAGACGATGACTGCCGGGGTAACGGTCTCTGGCAGGGCACTCGGGGTCAGCACGGGAAGGATCACGATCGCGCCCAAGAGGCTGGCGTGGAGAACGATCGACGCGGAAAGCCCAAGGGCTCCCCTCCGGCCGAGCCAGGACATGACTCCCCCTTTACGCTAAAGTCCGCGGGCGGTCGTTCTCCCAGTTGTGCGAGGGCTCTCCCGCCGAGCTGGGCGCCTTCCGCACCGCTGACGGATTCGACACCAAGATCTGGGGGCGGGGTCCCGCCCGCGTGGACTCTCTCGGCAGGCCGCGGGCGCTCGTGCCCGCCGTCAATGTCCCTTTAGTGTCCGAACGCCTCGCGCCTTGGGTTGTTTGGTCAGGAGAGGGGTGTGCCCGACCTCAACCCGTCCGCTTCTCGCTCTGGATGCCCGATGCGGCGGCGCGAACCTTTGGGGCTGGAAAGAGGTAGGTGGCTACGGCCAGGACGAGGCCAGCCAGCTCAGCCACCGTGCTTGCGATCAGGGTGATGATCACCCTCTCGGAGAGGGTGGCCTTGTTCAGGGCGATCAGGAACACGAGGACGAGAACAGCGGCGTTGACCGCAGAGTGAATCGAGAGGAGATAGGAGGCAAACCGTCGACGCAGTTCGATGTTCTGAGCGAGGTTGCGGCGCTGAAGCTGGTCGAGGGTCAGCTCTTCGGCGATGTAGCCCTTCTCGTCCGCATCTGCGCTCAGGATCAGGGTGGCCTCGCCGACCCGGAGGCTGAGCACGCGCTCACGGGTGGGCGGGCCGCCCCCTCCCGCGGTTGCGTCGTGGCCGCTCGCTTTGACGGGCTCCGGCCGCGTCTCGGTTGTCTCAGTGTCCAAGGGCCGGCCCCAGTCTTTCCGCGAGGGCTTCCAAATCGACGGGCCCGGGACGACCGGCGAAGGGCCCGAACAAGAGCTCCCGGTCGGGGAGGCGCGATCCCAGCGCGGGAGGTCGGTCGCCAGGCTCCGGGACAACGCGGAAACGGCGAGCCTCTCGGCCAAGATCGACCCGGCGCTTGGCCAGGGTCGTCATATCCTCCCCTTAAACTATTCTAGGGGCTCATGTTCAACTGGAGGCGCGAGCTACTGCAGGAACCCCACTCGAGCCCAGGCTACTCAATTCATACAAGGAAGTCAAGGTGAAACTATATATTAAATGGATCTGTAATACCCATATCAACTACTTGAAAGATACTCCAAACTCCTTGACAAATGATTTTAGTTTCGAGTAGTCTTTGCGGGATTCGTGACTGAGCACACTTCAAGCGTAGGGTTCGATACCAGCAGGCCGGGCATCGGGATACGGTGATCTTCGGGTCGGCGGTCTGAGGCCGGGCTGGTCAATGGTGGAGGTTTGCGTTGCGAGCTTTAGAGCGGACTCTTCCCCGAGGCCAGGGGAGCGACCGCAAGAGTCGTGGAACCCACATGAAGACCTTTACCGTCAGCATCGACGAGCGGCTTGATCGAGCGCTGGACGAGCTCAAACTGAGCTTGGGCAAGACCTCACGCGCCGAGGTCTTCCGGCTCGCCGTGACCCTGCTGAAGATCGCAGATGAGGCCCGGCAGGAAGGCTTGAAGCTGGCGATTGCCGACCGGCAGGGCAAGGTTCAAAGGGAGATCCTTATACCCGGCTGAGTCTCTCTTAGGGGACAAAAAGACCCTGGCCTCTCTCTGAACCGAATGAGGGTGGCGACTAGGCACGGGTTGCGCCCGAGAAGCTGAGGGGCGTGCACCCGTTGCCTCTGACCCCACCGCTCTGGTCTTAGAATGATGCCCAGATGACGCTCGAAGAGAGTCCGAGGGGGTCACCCCTGGGTCTCGGCTCCGCGGCCCTCAAGCGTTCCGCGGCTCAGGTTCGAGACGGGGTGTGGGATGCCGTGCGACGCTTGTCCCCCAAGGGCCGCTTCGCCCTTTCCCTCGGGCTTCTGGCCGCGATCCTGCTTGCTGTCTCCGTCTTTTTATCCCTCCCCTCCGCCACCCTGAAGCTAGTCTGTCGCCATGACTTTCGCACCGCCGAACTCACGGTCTGGATCGACGGGAGCGTCGTCCACACCGACACCATGACGGGGGCAGTCAAGAAGCTCTGGGGAGTGCTCGAGAAGACGGAGGGCACCTACAGCCGGACCCTTCCCGTCAGTTCGGGCAAGCACTTGGTGCAGGTTCGGATACGGGGCACGGGTTACGACCGCACCCGCAGCATTCAAGCGAACTTTGCT belongs to Vicinamibacteria bacterium and includes:
- a CDS encoding TonB family protein, with product MSWLGRRGALGLSASIVLHASLLGAIVILPVLTPSALPETVTPAVIVSPLAVPRCAPVPPGGPLHRLSRGPRLAAPSEAETRPEAPSPAIMDVGEPPDDAQAPGCIGCSPGGDPAGDPVGLLSATEPAGDGGGPIRVGGLLLPPLKIRHVAPVFPEIAKAARVPGVVVLDCVIGPDGRVTDVHVLHGHPLFERAAVDAVREWLYRPSLLNGRPVAVVMTVTVTFTIPR
- a CDS encoding ribbon-helix-helix protein, CopG family, whose translation is MKTFTVSIDERLDRALDELKLSLGKTSRAEVFRLAVTLLKIADEARQEGLKLAIADRQGKVQREILIPG